Below is a window of Salvelinus alpinus chromosome 5, SLU_Salpinus.1, whole genome shotgun sequence DNA.
tttaaggcatgaaggtcagtcaattcggaaaatatcaagaactttgaaagtttcttcaagtgcagtcacaaaaaccatcaagcgctatgatgaaactggctctcatgaggaccgccacaggaaaggaagatccagagttacctctgctgcagaggataagttctttagagttaactgcacttcatattgcagctcaaataaatgcttcagagttcaagtaatagccacatctcaaaatcaactgttcagaggagactgcgtgaatcaggccttcatggtcgaattgctgcaaagaaaccactatttaaggacaccaaaaataagaagaaacctgcttgggccaagaaacatgagcaaaagacattagaccagtggaaatctgtcctttggtctgataagtccaaatctgagatttttggttccaaccgccatgtctttgtgagacgcagagtaggtgaacggatgatctccgcatgtgtggttcccaccgtgaagcagggtggaggaggtgtgatggtgtgggggtgctttgctggtgacagtgtcagtgatttatttagaattcaaggcacacttaaccaacatggctaccacagcatccttcagtgatacgccatcccgtctggtttgtgcttagtgggactatcatttattttccaacaggacaatgacccaaaacacaccaggctgtgtaagggatatttgaccaagaaggagattgatggagtgctgcatcagatgatctggcctccttaatcacctgacctcaacccaattgagatggtttgggatgagttggaccgcagagtgatggaaaagcagtcaacaagtgctcatcatGTGTGGGAACTcgttcaagacttttggaaaataattccaggtgacgatggttgagagaatgccaagagtgcgcaaagccgtcatcaagggaaagggtggctactttgaagaatcaaaaatatattttgatttattcaaCTTTATTggggttactaaatgattccatatgtgttaattcatagtttctacaatgtaggaaatagtcaaaataaagaaaaacccttgaatgagtaggtgtttccaaacttttgactggtactgtatacagttgaagtcggaagtttacatacaccttagccaaatacatttaaactcagtttttccctatttctgacatttaatcagagtaaaaattccctgtcttaggtcagttaggatcaccactttattttaggaatgtgaaatgtcagaataatagcagagagaatgatttatttaagcttttatttatttcatcacattcccagtgggtcagaagtttacatacactcaattagtatttggtagcattgcctttaaattgtttaacttgggtcaaaaacttcaggtagccttccaccagCCTTCCACAATAGGTTaggagaattttggcccattcctcctgacagagctggtgttactgagtcaggtttgtaggcctccttgctcgcacacactttttcacaaatgttctataggattgaggtcagggctttgtgatggccactccaatatcttgactttgttatccttaagccattttgccacaactttggaagtatgcttggggtcattgtccatttggaagacccatttgcgaccaagctttaacttcctgactgatgtcttgagatgttgcttcaatatatccatataattttcctctctcatgataccatctattttgtgaagtgcaccagtccctcctgcagcaaagcacccccacaacatgatgctgccacccccatgcttcatggttgggatggtgttcttcggcttgcaagcatccccctttttcctgacaacataacgatggccattatggccaaacagttctatttttgtatcatcagaccagaggacatttccccaaaaaagtatgatctttccccccatgtgcagttgcaaactgtagtctggcttttttatggcggttttggagcagtggcttcttccttgcctttcaggttatatcgataaaggactcgtttcactgtggatattgatacctttgtacctgtttcctccagcatattcacaaggtcctttgctgttgttctgggattgatttgcacttttcgcaccaaagtacgttcatctctaggaggtgaacctgagcggtatgacggctgcgtggtcccatagtgtttatacttgcgttctattgtttttacagatgaacgtggtaccttcaggcatttggaaattgctcccaaggatgaaccagacagatttttttttctgaggtcttggctgatttcttttgattttcccatgatgtcaagcaaagagacactgagtttgaaggtaggccttgaaatacacccacacaggtacacctccaattgactcaaatgatgtcaattagcctatcagaagcttctaaagccatgacatgtttaaaggcacagtcaataaCTGGTCATATACacgtaatcttctgacccactggaattgtgatacagtgaattataagtgaaataatctgtctgtaaacaattgttggaaaaattacttgtgtcatgcacaaagtagatgtcctaaccgacttgccaaaactataatttgttaacaagaaatttgtggagtggttgaaaaatgagttttaatgactccaacctaagtgtatgtaaactttcgacttcaactgtatgtttttaTTTTCAACCTTGTATTATCGCTCAGTCAGTAATAAATGCAGGTGGGTTTACTTCAATCAATCCTCACTGTTTCTACGATTTTGCATTATTAAATATAATTTTTCTAACTATATCCCTGTCCTTTATGTCTCCTTTTCAGTTGTATTTATTCATTGCTTTATGGTGCTGTAGGGAAAATACACTTAAAACTATTATCTGTCTCTTGATGGTGTTCTCCCTGGATACCTCACTTTACGTCACTTTTCACTGCAGACTGTGCTCTGTGCTCCCATCATAGAGCTGTGTCATCACCCAGAATTATTTACACCTACAGGCTTCGGCTGCCACATAACTGGGCTGGGGGTGGGTGGATGGTGGAGGACGGGGTGGCCTTGTATGCTGCCAGTGGGCCCAGTAAAGTTTCCACGGCTGCCCACATGTCTATATATTATCTGGCTCGGCCACTGGGGTTCTGCGTACATGGCTGTGATTCCCAGAGGATTTGCTAAAGCCAGTCTGTGATGTGCTGGAACAATGTGAGGATGAGTCGACTAAAACCACATGACGTGTGAGAAATAGAAATGCTTTCGAGTTCATCACGTGCAGATATGTAACTGAGTCATGCCAACATACAAATATGCCAACATGTGTTATACAGAGAGCACATAGAGTACGGGAAAATAACTGGTCATATACACTTTCATACAGTTCAAACAGGGGTCTATGATTGAGAGCATGGGAGAAATATCCCTGTGTTGGTATTCCTAGGCTAGGAATAGATTGCACCCCAGCTCGGAGGAGGCAAGGGTCTGTGCTATATCTCAGAACACAAGCAGATGATAAGGGCTGGGTGACAAGCCTCTTCACCCTCTCCCATTTCAGGAACAAGTCAATGGGTTGTTACAGGGAAGTAATGGTCAAGGGGACAGTCCAAAAAGTTTGCAGGTTAAACCTCCCAATGTTCAGAAGGGTTTACTTCCCAAAGTCTTGAGCTAACATGAGTTAGTATGAAATACACATGTAATACCATCAATCAAATATACAAGCTTTATACCACGGCTTGGCTGAATTCTCAATTCTGATTAGCAAAAGCTAATGTATAatatgttgtgtttgtgtgctgctaCACCAAAGGTTAAGCAAGAGGAATTGCATATCCAAAGTCAGTGCATCTCAGAGTGTCAAATCAATTTCATTAATGCTAAAGAGTTCTTTATCACAGTCTTTTTCTTTGTTTACATTGCATCCAAGTCTAATCGATGTCAAATGTGCACAATGGTCAGTGAGTCCAACAGTGCGCAGAAGTCAGTGAACACAGACAGCTTTAAGAAAGGAGATCTCTGAGGACTTCTAGTGGTCATCTGTATTACCACTCCTGTAAGCTTTCTGGTGATAATGATTGACAGTATCATTTGAAACGGTGCTGTTTCTACATGCTATAGAATGTAAAAGGTCCAGATGTGATTGTGCAATCATTGAGTTGTAGGAGCAAAACTTGCTAATTGTCAGATTCCATTAAGACATTGGCTTAGACGTTCACATAAATGCTTTTTACAAGAGCAGCAAAAACAGTTATTGTTGATTTGAGCACAATCAATAGTTATTACATTGATAACCATCTTGCATACTATATACAgttaactatctctctctctctctctctctctctcactctaccctTCTTCAGGACTTCCACTATGTTTCTCCCTCTACAAATGGGAATATGGCCTCCTCTCCAAGTGAGACCTCCCCCCCAGCACTTCACCACTGAACTGATAAGTCAGCTTCTTCTTGACCTTTTTGACCTCGCCTGTCTTGCCATAGTTGCGAAGAGCCCGTGCCATCTTCTGGTAGGTCATTTTCTTGCGGTTCCCCTTCTGTACGCCCCACCGATGTGCCAGTGCCTCCTTGTGTTTCGAGGAGAACTGGAAGGTGCCCTTGTCCCTGTCCACCCACCAGATACTGTCCTTCATGTCCCCATTCCTCAGCAGATCCAGCAGGAACTGGTACAGACGGATCTTCTTCTTGTTGCCTATATTAATGTTGACAAAATGACAAAATGGTTAAACATGCAATGAATCAGTTGAGGAGGTTCCCTACCTATGACCTACATGGGGTAGGATTATTGTGACCTCAAAAGCTAAATCATCATGTGAGATATTAGGtatgcatttatgaaagaattCCCTACCCAATTCTCCTCTTGTTACGTGGGCAATGTGGTCCCTCAGACACTCTTCATCAGACACTTCTAGTGGAGGGCTGCGGCCTCCTGGCTCCTCGTCGTCTGAGCTCCTCATCGTCTGAGGAGAGGGGTGCAAGTAGCCCATGGCACGAGGGTAATATGGCACCTTGGACACCACAAACAACAATAACCATGTAGTCATTACAATACAAAACCATTACAATTACAACcaattacaatacattatttttgGAGCAGTATTCAATGAGAAATTACAACTAAACAAATTAGATACCATGCtgatcatgttatatacacagtgAGGCGCAAGTGTTATTAATGACGGCAACCATTTTTACTCCCCCAATCATTTATCACCACcacaggtggctggtggcaccttaattagggaggactggcacatagtaatggctggaacggaataaatggaatggtatcaaacactcCATtcaagccattattatgagctgtcctcccctcaacacCCTCCTGTGAATACTCACTCCCTTGAATTTATCAAGTGACAGTGGAGTTGAATGAATACTTATGTGGGAGAAAAAGAGCTTCAACGCAGATTTACTTAAagtgtagtcaactttgttctaaGGGCAGAAATAATCTGATTGGTTTAGGGCAGAACCAATCCGATTGGTTTCTAACTCTGAATCTTGTAAATAACTTTGAGTTAACAagttgtaatgttttaaaatcatTTTTGTGTTACAGTAGTCAAACAAAGGTGACAGTATCTCTAAGATACAACTGGTCTCCTGACTTGAAGCGAAGAGTAAAATGTAGCAAACTAGCAGCCTTATGCTAAGCTAATCAGAGCCTCTCAGCTACTCATGTTGAATTAATAAATAGAATATTGAGTCATAGAATAAAACTAGCTAGGTCTCAAATATACCTGTAAATCGGCTCCCAGTTACTTTATCAAAAATATTTAGTTAAATAAGCTATATAAACTTCTGGGGTAAGAAAAGTAAAATGCTAAGCTAAATGTAGCTTAGCTGAACAGAAACCTACCTCATACTAATGTTgaattataaaataaaaataggtaGCTAGTTAGGTCTCAAATCTGCCAATAGGTCAGTTAACATTTGTTTTATTAAAAGTTTAGTTGAATAAGcgatatcaacaaaaaaaatggaACAGACTGTTTATGCTACCCTGGGGGCAGAAATGTTAGTTTGGGTCAAGATCCCTTGGTGCCCTAAGGGCAGACTTTAAGCAAACTGGAATGCATTGTTTAAATGCTTCCTCGGGTGCAGTAGTGTTCATTTTGGTTTGGATCACTTTGGTGCCCTAAGGGCAGAATTCAAGCACAAAAGGTGatacaaaaaaagtatttacTGCCCTAGGGACAGCCATGGACATATGgtaatttccatgtaaaaggacccatgagcaccaacatgtgaagttcataggagaaATTAAGGCAGATATACCTTTTTCAACCATTTGCCATCCTAAAAATGACTATCATGTtaagtaaagacccctgccaactaatatcaacacgtTCATTATTACATTTGGATACATGTTTCTGCCTGTAaatttaagaaacattgccttgtgctttgaaattccgttaccaaaaCCCTGCaaatctttaagatattttctaatttctctccctcatgagggagga
It encodes the following:
- the LOC139575909 gene encoding transcription factor PU.1-like, which translates into the protein MLHPYRMEGYLISPGPASEDMYEPDIYRQQMSEYSYPYVIDAESQGEHWDYHATHHAHPLDFDNLPEGHFTELQSVQQLHLPSMARYSDVDTLSLDPGLGGHNHALPPPVPYYPRAMGYLHPSPQTMRSSDDEEPGGRSPPLEVSDEECLRDHIAHVTRGELGNKKKIRLYQFLLDLLRNGDMKDSIWWVDRDKGTFQFSSKHKEALAHRWGVQKGNRKKMTYQKMARALRNYGKTGEVKKVKKKLTYQFSGEVLGGRSHLERRPYSHL